The Palaemon carinicauda isolate YSFRI2023 unplaced genomic scaffold, ASM3689809v2 scaffold284, whole genome shotgun sequence region caatcgcatctactgctaacattttcgtatcggtttcctcaaaataacgtgatgctcattcaaatggttttccatcatactttaatgaggtgcggatacttgttgagtattctgctggaaatcggataatagattgttcatcacttcttgaaactgtttcagcattctgattgataGCGTGAAAACAATATTCCCATCTGaaactgtatttgaccctgcctggtgtcctggctaataaattcgaatTTCTCGGGCTAGCGTGCTCTAGAAAGTGACCACTCactcaatacctcttcaaacatcgaatacgtttcacccaacattaaaatctcattggccactgcctacataaaaactgaacttaagtaacaagacactaagatcggCTTACATGTCGTtaagacaattatttttcgctatattttgtaacgcgaaaaaattctattgttggcacaggcctttcctttggtcggcccgtaggtaacctgtatAAATATAAGGTATGTTAtcacattaatggaaatttgaaaggtttttagtggtagagaaagttgtggacaggGCGAGGGTGATGGTGgaagtggtagagggccatcatttcacggatagtggtagtttgaaagttgggggtataaggcctttgaatggtagaaaaaaaggatgcaggtggggttatccaaccctttactccctaaggTCCTTTCGGAGAGATTTTAGTAGGTAGGTTAGTTTAGAAggtacagaggatgatgtgaatagggccttacaatgaggggatgagatggtacgATGAGGAtttgaggtctttaccttggtggaggtagtcttgaaagcaactGCGTGTGTGtgcctatgctttcgacaattgcctttgccagtgtggccgccccgtagctgtgctgtttctctgcattctagtaaatagtgcagGAGGGCGTGTTGTGGTGCGACATCACAGTGATCACACGGTCTCTGGATGTCGTCTCTGATTTCtcagtttgctttgtatcccagccggagcctgtgtatacatacagcctgtttccttggggtatatctgtctatgggtggaggttctagctccgtggcccatttttaccatgtggcagagggagatccattctctatcctcatgtgtagttccttgattaggttgtccttgagctgtatctttattttgtttttgatttgttgtaTTGCAGggtgtatgtgcacctgtacattatgaacgtgtctggtgcttttggctagctcatcagccttttcattccctggtatcccgatgtgactggggatccagtttagtgttactagtctgttcctttcattatgctgatatAAGAGGGTTTTAATATCAgctatcagggacttgttttctttgtttttgtcctgttgtagggcttgcattgaggatcgtgaatcagtatgaatgactactggtccttcctcatttacaatacagtattttagtgcttgttgtattgcaacaagctctgtctgcagggtggagacattatttgaTGTTCTCCAGCATGCTGTGAATTTGCAGGAGTGAACTGAAGCTCCCGCTGTGTGGGTTCCAGGATCCACTCTACCCTCTGTATAGTAGATCTGTAACCCTATTGTCTCTGCAGAGTGTATTGCTGCTTCTGCTGagtttctaagttcctctattgtgcagtttacTTTCGCCCTTGGGAgcttggtgtagttgaatttagctaCTTGCTTTTTCTATGGTGGAATGTGTTGTATACcctgtgctgtgtcagggtttagcTGTAGGAATATTTCAGTTAGGCCAAGGCTCTTCATGTTgttactatggtctttgccataagagcttGGGGTTTGAACTTCAGGATGTtttaacagttcctcttttactctctttttggtgattgagtctctatttgacaggaacatctttgcaactgtgCTTgtatttcttagtgcaattctatcCTCtagggttggtagtccagtttccatctttaggttgcacagtcttgtccatattggagcgcctaacatgagcctcatggcatagTTTTAGATTACTTCTACTGTGGCTTTTTGTATATCCATTAGCCCAGTGAGTGTTGGGGAAGCATATTCCACTATCGCTCTGGTACAGGctggataatatttcttttggacatgctcatttgctccTTCATTGAGTTTGCACATACACCTCATGGCTGCCATTCTGGCATtagttctttccttgagatattttatttcatcCTTTAATGTGAGTtctttgtctattattactcccaggtatgtgtatatgtccacccattctaggggctccattcctattgtgagtggttttAAGGGGTTTGAGGCTTTGATTGACATTGCTTTTTTcttgtcaatgtttatttttagtccaagctcattggatttgtgactgatggcattgagtgctctttgcatttttatcgtCCTGACTGACCctagagctattacacatacatcatctgtaTAGATAAACATGTCTACTCCTTCAGGAAGctggagtgaggctatattttccatgaggatgttgaataggagggGGCTAAGAATTCCTCCTTACGGTGTGTCATTTTCCAATTCGTGATAGGTAGAAATccctccttggaatttgactctacactgattgcagcattgctgccgggcttgctagctcgaaggctttttcaaagtctttgAAGACTATTGTTTCCTTGTTTTGAATTATGCAGTTTAATACATCAGTGATGCATTCAgaagtaccaattccctcctgatatgcatatagctgcttgtttagggggccaattttgtatttcatcctgtttaggaccattttttctcttgttttttccatacaggatactaaggcttTTGGTCTAggatttcctggatcctttggctttgggATTGGTTGCATGTCTTGCTAcctccaggcttgaggccttgtgtgctcaaggtctGTTTTGTTTAACAACCTCAGGAAtgcggtttctcctgctggacccatgtgcttgatcattgtgtaggtgatcttgTAACCTCCTGGTGCAGTATCCTTCCCTGTTTTTTGCACTGCTCGtagttcctcaactgtgtatggggtgtctgtgtcatcctgctgtaggcaggctgtgttgatctcttcccacctggctggTGCCTGTTGCTCTTGTAGCATTTTGGTTTCAGGGGAAAGAGTAGCCGACAGTGTCCTCTTTGCTAAAgttgttgcaattctttctgcctcctcttgtgggtATGAGTGTATGGCAACTGGAGTcttcctcttttttccggctactttgtgtagccatttccatagctCAGTTAGAGTAGTGTACCCTGACATGCTTGAACACcaatccatccatttttcaattcttatttcatggattcttagatgtgtgacgggccgagagaaggttgtgtactcaaaggcagtgtgaaagcaaccgaCTTaatttattatgttgttgttgtttgtaaagattgcctggcccttttggccagacacgggcttttgcaatcttgcagcccgtaggtgtttggataggatatattaggataggtagttgggtaggggatattctgcaacatttattataggatattgggataggttttgggtggtgatggga contains the following coding sequences:
- the LOC137636381 gene encoding uncharacterized protein, with the translated sequence MENIASLQLPEGVDMFIYTDDVCVIALGSVRTIKMQRALNAISHKSNELGLKINIDKKKAMSIKASNPLKPLTIGMEPLEWVDIYTYLGVIIDKELTLKDEIKYLKERTNARMAAMRCMCKLNEGANEHVQKKYYPACTRAIVEYASPTLTGLMDIQKATVEVI